The Tepidisphaeraceae bacterium genome contains a region encoding:
- the pstB gene encoding phosphate ABC transporter ATP-binding protein PstB, with protein MYTMQVERPQMKTSVGDNSPVSKNLFPQRRDISVQTFVKEGKPFPAEVHQELEAETPVVTVDDFSLYYNGTAKALHHINLKIPHGKVTALIGPSGCGKSTLLRSVNRLNDLIDGVKMTGNMSLNGDPIYARNVDVIELRKRMGMVFQKSNPFPMSIFENVVFALRIDGENRKSVLEEACERSLKGAALWEEVKNRLHSSALGLSGGQQQRLCIARAIAAEPEVLLMDEPCSALDPIATSKIEDLITQLRGNYTVLIVTHNMQQAARVSDYTAFMYLGRLVEYGPTTTLFTNPHLKDTEDYITGRFG; from the coding sequence ATGTATACCATGCAAGTCGAGCGTCCACAGATGAAGACCAGCGTCGGAGACAACTCCCCGGTCTCGAAGAACCTGTTCCCACAGCGGCGGGACATCTCCGTCCAGACGTTCGTGAAGGAGGGCAAGCCCTTCCCCGCCGAGGTCCACCAGGAACTGGAGGCCGAGACGCCGGTCGTCACCGTCGACGACTTCTCGCTCTACTACAACGGCACCGCCAAGGCGCTGCACCACATCAACCTGAAGATCCCGCACGGCAAGGTGACGGCGCTCATCGGGCCCAGCGGTTGCGGTAAGTCGACGTTGCTGCGCAGCGTGAACCGCCTGAACGACCTGATCGACGGCGTGAAGATGACCGGCAACATGTCGCTGAACGGCGACCCGATCTACGCGCGCAACGTCGACGTGATCGAGCTGCGCAAGCGCATGGGCATGGTCTTCCAGAAGTCCAACCCGTTCCCGATGAGCATCTTCGAGAACGTCGTCTTCGCGCTTCGCATCGATGGTGAGAACCGCAAGAGCGTGCTCGAGGAAGCCTGCGAACGCAGCCTGAAGGGCGCCGCGCTTTGGGAAGAAGTGAAGAACCGCTTGCACAGCAGCGCCTTGGGCCTGTCCGGTGGCCAGCAACAGCGCCTGTGCATCGCCCGGGCGATCGCGGCCGAGCCGGAAGTGCTGCTGATGGACGAACCCTGCAGCGCGCTCGACCCGATCGCGACCAGCAAGATCGAGGACCTGATCACGCAGCTGCGCGGCAACTACACCGTGCTGATCGTCACCCACAACATGCAGCAGGCCGCCCGCGTAAGCGACTACACGGCCTTCATGTACCTCGGCCGCCTGGTCGAGTACGGCCCGACGACCACGCTGTTCACCAACCCGCACCTGAAGGACACGGAAGACTACATCACCGGCCGGTTCGGCTAA
- a CDS encoding Gfo/Idh/MocA family oxidoreductase: MIRIGLMGCGVVATYGHIPAIQQTAGLTLKSIFEPDAGRMLDVKSRFNIEQGFTDIEAFFASGIDAVVVTSPAPAHLENVRLAAKYRKPVLCEKPLAMNEADSQTMVDLMRGADVPLFVGFNYRFAPCALEIKRLVREGAIGSVRSLRLIYNWDCHGKWQPRDSTDHPNLHREGRMLEGGPMVDCGVHQIDLARWWLGTEIVSHHGQGIWVDEYAAPDHMYLHLEHTGGTHTMVEISYSFAHTSRDQRVQFVYELIGTDGVIRYDRQARVFEVVNRQGTQHLPWHEEKNFEGMYAEFARALQTGDSGNLPTGADGVLATRVARVATEEVMARHLAALNEGK, encoded by the coding sequence ATGATTCGCATTGGTTTGATGGGTTGCGGCGTCGTTGCAACCTACGGTCACATTCCCGCCATCCAGCAGACCGCTGGCCTGACGCTCAAGAGCATCTTCGAGCCCGATGCCGGTCGGATGCTCGACGTGAAGTCGCGCTTCAACATCGAGCAGGGCTTCACCGACATCGAGGCCTTCTTTGCCAGCGGCATCGACGCGGTCGTCGTCACCTCGCCCGCCCCGGCGCACCTGGAGAACGTGCGGCTGGCGGCGAAGTACCGCAAGCCCGTGCTCTGCGAGAAGCCGCTGGCGATGAACGAGGCCGACAGTCAGACCATGGTCGACCTGATGCGCGGCGCCGACGTGCCGTTGTTCGTCGGCTTCAACTATCGATTCGCGCCGTGCGCTCTGGAGATCAAGCGGCTGGTGCGCGAGGGCGCAATTGGCAGCGTGCGGTCGCTGCGTTTGATCTACAACTGGGACTGTCACGGCAAGTGGCAGCCGCGCGATTCGACCGACCACCCCAACCTGCACCGCGAGGGCCGCATGCTCGAGGGTGGCCCGATGGTCGACTGCGGCGTGCACCAGATCGACCTCGCCCGCTGGTGGCTGGGCACCGAGATCGTCTCGCACCACGGCCAGGGCATCTGGGTCGATGAGTACGCCGCCCCCGACCACATGTACCTGCACCTGGAACACACCGGCGGCACGCACACGATGGTCGAGATCAGCTACAGCTTCGCCCACACCTCGCGCGACCAGCGCGTGCAGTTCGTGTATGAACTGATCGGCACCGACGGCGTCATTCGCTACGACCGCCAGGCCCGCGTCTTCGAGGTCGTGAACCGCCAGGGCACGCAGCACCTGCCGTGGCACGAGGAGAAGAACTTCGAGGGCATGTACGCCGAGTTCGCCCGTGCCCTGCAGACCGGCGACTCCGGCAACCTACCCACCGGCGCCGACGGGGTCCTCGCCACCCGCGTGGCACGCGTGGCGACGGAAGAGGTGATGGCCAGGCATCTGGCTGCGCTGAACGAGGGCAAGTAA
- a CDS encoding PilZ domain-containing protein, whose amino-acid sequence MPLTSEQISEILSGIGPTATTASGERRRRAYRVKHRDQVTIIPCHDSGPRKNETATMTDFSSRGVAIHCAMRVPAGSHLILVLPRQTGKSLQLLCAVAHCRKRADGNYSIGAEFVGVAPGAISDAPAASAGEADRIANSILN is encoded by the coding sequence ATGCCTCTCACGAGTGAGCAAATCTCTGAAATCCTCTCCGGCATCGGACCAACCGCAACCACTGCAAGCGGTGAACGGCGTCGGCGCGCTTATCGTGTGAAGCATCGCGATCAGGTGACGATCATCCCGTGCCACGACTCGGGCCCCCGGAAGAACGAAACGGCGACCATGACGGACTTCTCGTCGCGCGGCGTTGCGATCCATTGCGCCATGCGCGTGCCGGCGGGCAGCCACCTCATCCTGGTGCTGCCGCGGCAGACGGGCAAATCGCTGCAACTGCTCTGCGCGGTGGCCCACTGTCGAAAGCGCGCTGACGGAAATTACTCGATTGGCGCGGAATTCGTCGGCGTTGCGCCGGGCGCGATATCCGATGCCCCGGCCGCCAGCGCCGGTGAGGCCGACCGAATTGCGAACTCGATCCTGAACTAG
- a CDS encoding isocitrate/isopropylmalate dehydrogenase family protein: protein MAKHTIVLIPGDGIGPEVSNATKRVLEAAGLSVDWVELPAGANALTQGFDNVLPDRTLAAIRAHKVALKGPVTTPVGKGFKSANVQLRQKLNLYAAIRPVRSLPGIKTRYENVDMVIVRENTEGLYSGIENEVVPGVVTSLKVASEAACTRIARYAFRYATRRHRKRITVFHKANIMKLSDGLFLDCARRIHEEEYPNIEYDEVIIDAGCMKLVQDPSKMDVLLMENLYGDLISDLCAGLVGGLGCVPGSNIGDDAAVFEAVHGSAPDIAGKGIANPLACIMSGVMMLNHIHEEAIAERIKNAYNAVLAEGTQLTRDLGGTNTTDGFADALIAKMK, encoded by the coding sequence ATGGCCAAACACACGATCGTTCTCATCCCCGGCGACGGCATCGGACCGGAAGTCAGCAACGCGACCAAGCGTGTCCTGGAAGCAGCGGGCCTGTCGGTCGACTGGGTCGAACTGCCCGCGGGCGCCAATGCGCTGACCCAAGGGTTCGACAACGTGCTGCCCGACCGCACGCTGGCTGCCATTCGGGCGCACAAGGTGGCGCTGAAGGGGCCGGTGACCACGCCCGTCGGCAAGGGATTTAAGAGCGCAAACGTGCAGTTGCGCCAAAAGCTGAACCTGTACGCCGCCATCCGCCCGGTGCGCAGCCTGCCGGGCATCAAGACGCGCTACGAGAACGTGGACATGGTGATCGTGCGCGAGAACACCGAGGGCCTGTACAGCGGCATCGAAAACGAGGTCGTGCCCGGCGTGGTCACCAGCCTGAAGGTCGCCAGCGAGGCCGCCTGCACGCGCATCGCGCGTTACGCGTTTCGCTATGCCACGCGCCGCCATCGCAAGCGCATCACGGTCTTCCACAAGGCCAACATCATGAAGCTGAGCGACGGGCTGTTCCTCGACTGCGCCCGGCGGATTCACGAAGAGGAATATCCGAACATCGAGTACGACGAGGTGATCATCGACGCCGGCTGCATGAAGCTCGTGCAGGACCCGAGCAAGATGGACGTACTGCTGATGGAAAACCTCTACGGCGACCTGATCTCCGACCTCTGCGCCGGCCTAGTGGGTGGCTTGGGCTGCGTGCCTGGCAGCAACATCGGTGACGACGCCGCGGTCTTCGAGGCCGTGCACGGCAGCGCGCCCGACATCGCCGGCAAGGGCATCGCCAACCCGCTGGCCTGCATCATGAGCGGCGTGATGATGCTGAACCACATCCACGAAGAGGCGATCGCCGAGCGTATCAAGAACGCCTACAACGCCGTGCTCGCCGAGGGCACGCAACTCACCCGCGACCTGGGCGGCACGAACACCACCGACGGCTTCGCCGACGCGCTGATCGCGAAAATGAAGTAA